One Solenopsis invicta isolate M01_SB chromosome 15, UNIL_Sinv_3.0, whole genome shotgun sequence genomic window, ATGTTTGCGAGGCTGGAGTCGAGGCTGCGAAGATATGGTCAATTTAGACCTATTAAGCCTGCaggtacatattaataaaattttttaataatgcaattttaaatattctattcttttatcgttatttttatactcCGTACAGGGCGACTGCAGCGCATAGATACCGCGCAAATACGATAAATGGTTACGGATGAGCCAACCATCAGTATCCGAACCATAGCGCGGAATCAAGGCGTTAGCGTGAGTACGGTACATAAAGCTTTAAAAGCGGCTCGCTTCCATCCCTACAAAGTAACCTTGACTCAAGAGCTGCATATTAACGATGAAGCTCGCAGATTGAGATATTGTCAGTGGTTCTGTAATGAATGTGAGGAAGATTATAATTTTCCCAAACGCATTGAATTTTCGGATGAATGCGTTTTCCATAATAATGGCACCGTCAACCGCCATAACATGCATTACTGGGCCACTGAGAATCCTCACTGGATGCAGCAAGCACATACCCAAGTGAGGTGGTCGGTGAACGTTTGGGCAGGTATTCTTGGAGACCACATCATTGGGCCATATTTTTTTGATGGTAAGGTCGATGGCAATGCATACCgaacatttcttgaaaatcaatTTGTCGACCTGATGGGTGAGGTGCCACTGGAATCACGTATTAACATGTGGTTCCAGCAGGACGGCCATCCTGCACACACCGCCAGGGCGACAAGAGAATTATTGAATCGAAAGTTCGGTGCTCATTGGATCGGTCTTCACGGTTCTCATGAATGGCCACCGCGTTCACCTTACACCACTAGATTTCTTTCTGTGGGGTCATTTTAAACAGCAGGTGTATGCAACACGACCCGAAAACGTTCAGGACCTGAAAGATAGAATTGTACGAGCTTGCCGTGCAATAAGTCCACAGGTCTTGGAGCGGGTACGTGAAGCAATCGTGAGTCGGGCTTTACGTTGTGAGCAGGAGGAAGGGAGACACTTCGAGCACTTgctctaaaaatatgataatttgttgTCATATTACGCACGATCATACGTAGATGTAACTTTTCATCTACATGTGTTCTTACGCAATATGacttcaaaatatctatttaagctTTATGTACCAAAAAAATAGGTCTTTAATGTGGTATAATATGGCTCTAGGCGAAGGTCCACTTCAAAAAACCTAACGCGCCAATCGTGGAACCTCAAAGGTGGTGTGGAAGTCCACGTTACCATTTAGCTTTCATTACTTGatatcacattacaatattatttctgaagttctttaaattaaaagtacttcaaagataatatttaaattcaaaagattacaagtattaaaaatttgtgataaaaattgtgtggatatattattaaatgtattcagtattctacgtttctatttactactttatttattaatttgattaataaatagaaatagtaatcttagtaacaaatgtaatataacaaagtatgcacagctttccccggtaaaaactattctaataattttttataaaatttctcgtttatagaatttaacattcctggttacagtttttctcataatttttatacgaataggaacatttttcagaaatacgtagaaataatacttagaaagtctacatctcttattgttagaacttttcatacacgtacattctgaagtattctgagatttctcatctcacagttttaaaaaaatacttttaacttttttacattttataacgtttcataaaaaattatacagatgttcggaaaaattatacgaaaaaaatatgagaaaaattttcaccaggggcctgtacgtgtcactcggtcctgcgagatcgcgttcgcgcgctcaaccgaagcagctgtcatctaggaaacgtttagcaaattagcaagctcagtcggtacggcatctacgtacggtaaaaggctggacaaccattaacgaacaccctgtatatatatatatatatatatatatatatatatatgcacatataaattgaacgtatgttcaatatacgtataattattcatgtgtgtatatatatatatatatatatatatatatatatatgtgtgtgtatataagtGAGAAACATAGAATAGCaatacgtcgcgcgcgcgcgcgtcgcaactCGGTTCCGCAAgacgaaaatctgaaatcgtttcacTAAGCtatgcagtgttgccggcttgtcctcATTACAagacaagccggcaacactgcagagAAAGCGAGAACACTCGAGGCAGAAGAGGATAGTCGAAAAGGAGAGAAACCGCTTAAAAAAGGAGACAAAAGAGCTCCCCACGCATCTTTCTCGCTTGACGCTGGATTGAGAGAGAAAGCATACGACGTGATCGTACAAGCAACGGCGCGCCGTTGAGTCGGAGAAGATTCTtctgtttccttctctctcaagcgttctctttctctctccaactATCCTCTACGTTTCGAGCTGTCTGCTTTTCTTTCGTTACAGCTGTAGATACGTAATTTCCGATCTCGATTTGCTgaccatgcgacgaaaatttttcaatattgcgtTAACGAGAGGAACTCGGTTTCTagtcattgattttataaaatttgatatgattgtaatattcattcatacatttactgcgatagaacccgttgttcaagcatttttgagaaaaagatcaaatacttttagcagCTATAGTACCATTACGGAAGAAGAATCGTATATTAACCTTTGTGGTTGGACGGTCATGATTTTTGACTGCTATGTTGAAGGTTCCAGGTTCCATTCCATTCGATTCCTCgggtcaaaaaatttttttttgtaaaatgtattaaaagaaaaccagaaattcaaaaatgcccttctacaataaaattaacttaaaattggacacaaaatatatgtaaaaacatatgtaaaagttattaaacttttgttgacgtttttaaaacactcattgtaaattttcatagcaaatctattttttgtttttgagaaatttttattcaattgatagtagaagagcatttttaaatttcctaatatttttgtataataacgtataattcataaaagtataccaaaataaaattttttcgaaagtctatctgcaaaagaacgatttattttcttatagtattatattttcttatattattttttttagaattatattttcaacgtttttttctggcaacaaaacatgatttcgagcattcatatatacatacatgtgtgtgtgtgtgtgtgtgtgtgtgtgtgtgtgtgtgtgtgtgtgtatgtgtgtgtgtgtgtgtaaacaaATATTCAAGCATTCATATAGATTACAAAATGtgattgcttttattatgatacattttataatctaagtgaatatcaatttgaatatttctcttaaaaagaatttaaaatttgcatcaaattattgagaattgcaagttgaaaattagaatttgaccagtcagataatttgaattttgcgttttgttttgactggttggattctaattttcaactCGCAATTCTCTATCTCTAATGCGTAATCTGATACAGACTTTATACCTAGATAACTTgcgtgtgtcacgttatataacgaatttttacattctagctatatagtagttatgtaaaattgaattgttgatattacaacacaataatttataacagtcatttaactgccgtttatcaggtttatataacaaacattttattttaataatgtaactgttataaaactgaattattaatatgactcctccctgccgaaaatgtgcgattaaaaccgattaaaacggaatcctttttaagtgattttaatctgttttaatcgattcaatccataagcggattaaaaagtaatcggttttaattatatacgaatcgtaattgattttaatatcgctttcgtgaattatttaagtgtaatgcataatataaaaactttaaaaaattttaatttatttgcattaagactcctaaatactctcagcgaccacgtttcaaaatcctgacattagtagcgagaaatgatacgctgaaacgctgaaaattcttgcgtgctattttttaaataaaaagctattttgataaaataacattgtacatcattttaactaatttgtaaaaatgttcggaaactatttttttcttgacggttgtcaagaattattaattgccaaaaaaaacatagctttcggacaattttacaaatttgttaacgtggtttatagtgttgtcatcaaaatatatatttaaaaatggtacataagaattgttagcgtctcaatgtgtcacatcgcattaaaatttgatttaattataatttatgaaattctgtaatttcgaattaaaatggatttaacaagtgagttctgACCACTAGGTGACCACGCCGtaggagattttctcgtgagtcgagtgcggttacatgcgttatatctaggcgccacggcggccgactccccagcttaTACTTCAatgagacttttaggagctgcttattgtaacctcgagacaaatactcgctcttacttttttcaaacatgatgcGTGTGTGTGGAatgctgttccacataaaagtttatatttttatgtgtaaataacaatttgtattgttatttaattttatacataaatgaaatgtttaattcaaatttaatctttttttaatcctttttaacgaaaaagatacaaaaaatattttttgtaaattaaacatttattacatttacattaatgtattctgttttaataaatctatctgggttccgattgggttcttattttcaatcggttttaataccatattttcggtgcagaaatcccaatcgattcggattacttttttttttaatcggttttaatcgtacattttcggcagggttgtataacaaatatgatacaactgttatgtaactgttatttttcttatgagtgagaaattacaactaacatggacattacatgtaacgcgcatgttatattgcgtgttactttcgattttattttattaacattgccgttatgtaactgtgtttgctgggtaatGATCCAGCGATACGCTTCGCTGCAAATTCGATTACAACGCCGCCGTCGGAAATCGAGCAACTAAACTTTTGCTCTTCGCACCAATTCCGcttgcaaattacataaacaaattttattcaggCCTTTCTCTTATACTAGAACTTCTAGGATCATTCTGCAAGCGTCGTattgttctttcatttattCTACTCGCCGtaaactacttattttatatataccaagtctaaaacttttatatggagcacatgttgtcacgagtcggctgcagatgccgataattaaactataattttttaatcaacttttgttttttgtattaaattatagtttccggcaaatatttttgtcactactttaatcgtgtaaaaggattttgagatcaataaagccaattaagagaaaagccggaataaaaataagcacatataccgggtgtcccagaccacccgtcccacccgattttttcgtaaacgcgacattttaaagaaaaatgtttcagacaaaagttgtagggttttaaaagatctatttactgattttatcagtttgaccttggatggcgtcgccaaggtcagatcaaaataacattaacttttttaaatagaacacctcatttttggttccagaatctaatagctggtgtcaagacctttccaaaacactataagaaagtttatttttgttgagtactttccgagttgtgaggcttgaaagttacggtgtactgttaccttcaagcgtcataactcggaaagtccttaaccaaaataaacttatttatagtgttttggaaagctctcgaaatcgactacaagaaaatgcaatgaaaaatatacctgtttcagaccacccgtcccacccttttaaaacgtagggatgtgcttgtacaaaaaaatggctcagacaaaatttgcatgatttcgagggatcaacctgatgatgatcttgaattcgaccttgagatcgatcttgggcataaaggtataagtcaaagtaacatttttaaaatgtaaaaacgaaataatcggtgc contains:
- the LOC120359672 gene encoding uncharacterized protein LOC120359672, with translation MVTDEPTISIRTIARNQGVSVSTVHKALKAARFHPYKVTLTQELHINDEARRLRYCQWFCNECEEDYNFPKRIEFSDECVFHNNGTVNRHNMHYWATENPHWMQQAHTQVRWSVNVWAGILGDHIIGPYFFDGKVDGNAYRTFLENQFVDLMGEVPLESRINMWFQQDGHPAHTARATRELLNRKFGAHWIGLHGSHEWPPRSPYTTRFLSVGSF